One Enterococcus silesiacus genomic window carries:
- a CDS encoding glycerol-3-phosphate acyltransferase yields the protein MKFFVLLIIAYLLGSIPSGVWVGKLFFKKDLRQFGSGNTGTTNTFRVLGKKAGIAVLLMDILKGTLATSLPLLFSLNVNPLVFGVAAVLGHTFPVFANFKGGKAVATSAGMLLAYNPAFFVYSALIFIIMLYITSMVSLTSMISAVLITLSTVILPFAIPAILPRFDWLLTLIALALTIFIFIRHKDNIKRIKDGTESRVPFGLGVKKEN from the coding sequence ATGAAATTTTTCGTGCTATTGATTATAGCTTATCTACTCGGTTCTATTCCTTCTGGTGTTTGGGTGGGAAAACTCTTTTTTAAAAAGGACCTTCGTCAATTTGGCAGTGGCAATACAGGAACGACAAATACCTTTAGAGTGTTAGGTAAAAAAGCTGGCATAGCGGTTTTGCTAATGGATATTTTAAAAGGAACATTAGCCACTAGTTTACCACTGCTGTTTTCTTTAAACGTTAATCCTTTAGTGTTTGGGGTTGCGGCAGTTCTGGGTCATACGTTTCCAGTTTTTGCAAATTTTAAAGGAGGAAAAGCTGTTGCAACAAGCGCAGGGATGCTTTTGGCTTACAATCCAGCATTTTTTGTCTATTCTGCTTTAATTTTTATTATTATGTTATATATTACCAGCATGGTGAGTTTAACTAGTATGATCAGCGCTGTATTGATTACTCTTTCAACAGTGATTCTCCCATTTGCGATTCCGGCCATATTGCCTCGGTTTGACTGGTTATTGACATTAATTGCACTAGCTTTAACGATTTTTATTTTCATCCGTCACAAGGATAACATAAAGCGAATCAAAGACGGCACTGAAAGTCGTGTCCCTTTTGGATTAGGCGTAAAAAAAGAAAACTAA
- a CDS encoding aldose epimerase translates to MTVQIENEFLIATIAEDGAELISLKSKKNNIEYIWQGDPTFWGRHAPVLFPVVGRLKDDRYTYDNKTYPMSQHGFARDSLFEVIEHGAELVSLSLRSSKKTKEVYPFDFELILSYTLEADNLVVNYQVENTGNADMYFSIGGHPAFNVPLEQGLTFDDYYLSFSPKKSRTQIPLVGPFADFEHKTLGQTNTSLDIRRELFKDDAIIFETKGANTFTIESDEGPHSISLSYTDMPYVGIWSPYPQEAPFVCIEPWCGIADEINATGKLVDKKGINKLPASDVFKTQYTLTAK, encoded by the coding sequence ATGACTGTACAAATTGAAAATGAATTTTTAATCGCAACCATTGCAGAAGATGGGGCAGAATTAATCAGTTTAAAGTCAAAGAAAAATAATATCGAGTATATTTGGCAGGGTGATCCAACTTTTTGGGGGCGTCATGCTCCGGTCTTATTTCCAGTAGTTGGGCGTTTAAAAGACGATCGATATACTTATGACAATAAAACATATCCTATGAGTCAGCACGGATTTGCTAGAGATAGCCTTTTTGAAGTTATCGAGCATGGAGCTGAACTTGTTTCATTATCGCTAAGAAGTAGTAAAAAAACGAAGGAAGTCTATCCTTTTGATTTTGAATTGATTCTTTCTTATACACTAGAAGCCGATAACTTAGTGGTTAATTACCAAGTTGAAAATACAGGAAATGCCGATATGTATTTTTCAATAGGTGGTCACCCTGCGTTCAATGTTCCTTTAGAACAAGGCTTAACATTTGATGATTACTATTTAAGTTTTTCTCCTAAGAAATCTCGCACTCAAATTCCTTTAGTAGGACCTTTTGCAGATTTTGAACATAAAACATTGGGACAAACGAATACTAGTCTTGATATTCGCAGAGAACTATTCAAAGATGATGCGATTATTTTTGAAACCAAGGGCGCTAACACTTTTACGATCGAATCAGATGAAGGCCCGCATAGCATTAGTTTAAGTTACACAGATATGCCTTATGTGGGAATTTGGTCTCCTTATCCACAAGAAGCGCCATTCGTTTGTATTGAACCATGGTGCGGTATAGCTGACGAAATAAATGCAACTGGAAAACTTGTTGACAAAAAAGGAATCAACAAATTACCTGCATCAGATGTCTTTAAGACACAATACACACTTACTGCTAAATGA
- a CDS encoding transcriptional repressor CodY (CodY; DNA-binding protein that represses the expression of many genes that are induced as cells make the transition from rapid exponential growth to stationary phase (By similarity). It is a GTP-binding protein that senses the intracellular GTP concentration as an indicator of nutritional limitations. At low GTP concentration it no longer binds GTP and stop to act as a transcriptional repressor) encodes MTTLLEKTRQINKLLQQKNTFDQKADLPYDKMAVILGDVLESNAYIISNEGVLLGYNEKLDVNNARVKHMFEEKRFPQSYTDAADNLIKTEANISITSDLTAFPVELREKYPFGLTTIVPMFGAGERLGTIILARVEQSFDDEDLVLAEYSATVVGMQILYQQSRNIEANVRSATAVQMAINTLSYSELKAVQAIFKALDGEEGRLTASSIADEIGITRSVIVNALRKLESAGIIESRSLGMKGTYLKVLNKQFIKELEKDNK; translated from the coding sequence ATGACTACTTTATTAGAGAAAACCCGTCAGATCAACAAGCTTTTACAACAGAAAAACACTTTTGATCAAAAAGCCGATTTGCCTTATGACAAGATGGCGGTAATTTTAGGTGATGTGCTGGAAAGTAATGCCTACATTATAAGTAACGAAGGCGTTTTGTTAGGGTACAACGAAAAACTAGATGTGAATAATGCACGAGTGAAGCATATGTTTGAAGAAAAACGGTTTCCGCAAAGCTATACAGATGCTGCTGACAACTTAATCAAAACAGAAGCGAACATTTCAATCACAAGTGACTTAACCGCATTTCCGGTTGAACTTCGTGAAAAATATCCTTTTGGGCTAACAACGATTGTACCCATGTTTGGTGCGGGTGAACGTTTAGGAACAATTATTTTAGCTAGAGTAGAACAATCATTTGATGATGAAGATCTAGTCTTAGCTGAATATAGTGCAACAGTTGTTGGGATGCAGATCCTTTACCAACAATCAAGAAACATCGAAGCCAATGTCCGTAGCGCAACTGCTGTACAAATGGCAATCAATACGTTATCTTACAGTGAATTAAAAGCTGTCCAAGCGATTTTCAAAGCTTTAGATGGTGAAGAGGGTAGACTGACAGCGTCTAGTATTGCTGATGAAATCGGAATCACACGTTCAGTGATTGTCAACGCCTTACGAAAATTGGAGTCTGCAGGAATCATCGAATCAAGATCTCTAGGAATGAAAGGGACTTATCTGAAAGTATTAAACAAACAGTTTATCAAAGAACTGGAAAAAGATAACAAATAG
- a CDS encoding ATP-dependent protease, which translates to MNELNKTPREIVTELDEYIIGQETAKKSVAVALRNRYRRLQLEEKMQQDVTPKNMLMIGPTGVGKTEIARRLAKIVNAPFIKVEATKFTEVGYVGRDVESMVRDLVENAIQIVEKQQYSRVYSQALKKANNRLVKVLVPGIKKEQKQTSNNQFEQMMQMFNSAQQPQESQEEVTEEIKVNRKTILEQLEKGLLNNREVTIEIEEPKKTMPAMNNGMEQMGIDLNETLGALSPKKKVERTVTVKEAQELLVKEESAKIVKEADIHSEAIRLAESSGIIFIDEFDKITSKSQQNSGEVSREGVQRDILPIVEGSQVNTKYGAIQTDHILFIASGAFHLSKPSDLIPELQGRFPIRVELDDLSAEDFVRILTEPNNALIKQYIALIGTENVTVIFTKEAIERIANIAFNVNRDTDNIGARRLHTILERLLEDLLFEAPDMQMGEITITEAYVNEKLNSIVQNEDLSRYIL; encoded by the coding sequence ATGAACGAATTAAATAAAACACCAAGAGAAATCGTAACAGAACTAGATGAATATATCATTGGACAAGAAACAGCTAAAAAATCCGTTGCAGTTGCTTTAAGAAATAGATACCGCCGTTTACAACTTGAAGAGAAAATGCAGCAAGATGTAACACCTAAAAATATGTTGATGATCGGACCTACAGGTGTCGGAAAAACAGAAATTGCTAGACGCTTGGCGAAAATTGTCAATGCACCTTTTATCAAAGTAGAAGCGACTAAATTTACAGAAGTTGGCTACGTTGGGCGAGATGTCGAATCAATGGTTCGTGATCTAGTTGAAAATGCGATTCAAATCGTTGAAAAACAACAATATAGCAGAGTGTACTCTCAGGCCCTAAAAAAAGCGAATAATCGTTTAGTCAAAGTTCTAGTACCTGGAATCAAAAAAGAGCAAAAGCAAACATCAAATAATCAGTTTGAACAAATGATGCAAATGTTCAATAGTGCGCAACAACCCCAAGAATCTCAAGAAGAAGTAACCGAAGAGATCAAAGTGAATCGCAAAACGATTTTGGAACAACTAGAAAAAGGATTACTGAACAATCGTGAAGTAACTATCGAGATCGAGGAACCTAAAAAAACGATGCCTGCAATGAATAACGGGATGGAACAAATGGGGATCGACCTAAACGAAACCTTAGGAGCTTTATCACCTAAGAAAAAAGTGGAACGCACTGTCACTGTGAAAGAAGCACAAGAATTATTAGTAAAAGAGGAATCTGCTAAAATCGTCAAAGAAGCCGATATTCATAGTGAAGCGATTCGTTTAGCTGAAAGTAGCGGCATCATTTTTATTGATGAATTTGATAAAATCACTTCAAAAAGCCAACAAAACTCAGGTGAAGTATCCCGAGAAGGCGTGCAACGCGATATTTTACCCATTGTTGAAGGTTCACAAGTCAACACAAAATACGGTGCGATCCAGACAGACCACATTTTATTTATTGCTTCTGGCGCATTTCATTTGTCTAAGCCAAGTGATTTAATCCCTGAATTACAAGGTCGTTTCCCAATTCGAGTTGAATTAGATGACCTTAGTGCTGAGGACTTCGTCCGAATCTTAACAGAGCCGAATAACGCTTTGATTAAACAATATATTGCCTTAATTGGTACTGAAAATGTCACAGTGATCTTTACAAAGGAAGCTATTGAGCGAATCGCTAATATTGCTTTTAACGTAAATCGTGACACCGATAATATCGGAGCTCGCCGTCTGCATACGATTCTGGAGCGCTTATTGGAAGACCTATTATTCGAAGCGCCAGATATGCAAATGGGTGAGATTACAATAACAGAAGCTTATGTAAATGAAAAATTGAACAGTATTGTTCAAAATGAAGATCTAAGCCGTTACATTCTGTAG
- a CDS encoding ATP-dependent protease subunit HslV yields the protein MVESQFHSTTICAVEKDGKFAMAGDGQVTMGESVVMKGTAKKVRRIYNDEVVVGFAGSVADAFTLEEKFEGKLNEYNGNLTRAAVELAQEWRTQQSMQKLEAMLIVMNEKEMLLVSGTGEVITPDDGILAIGSGGNFALSAARAMKHYGDKEMSAKEIAKNALNIAADICVFTNHNIIVEEI from the coding sequence ATGGTTGAATCACAATTTCATTCAACAACGATTTGTGCTGTTGAAAAAGACGGAAAATTTGCAATGGCCGGTGATGGTCAAGTAACAATGGGCGAATCAGTTGTCATGAAAGGAACTGCAAAAAAAGTTCGTAGAATCTATAACGATGAAGTAGTTGTCGGTTTTGCTGGAAGTGTTGCAGATGCTTTTACATTAGAAGAAAAATTTGAAGGTAAACTAAATGAATATAATGGTAATTTAACTAGAGCAGCAGTGGAATTAGCACAAGAATGGCGTACGCAACAATCAATGCAAAAATTAGAAGCCATGTTGATCGTGATGAATGAGAAAGAGATGCTGCTGGTTTCTGGTACAGGTGAGGTCATTACCCCAGATGATGGTATCTTAGCAATCGGATCTGGTGGTAACTTTGCACTATCTGCAGCTCGTGCTATGAAACACTACGGCGATAAAGAAATGTCTGCCAAAGAAATCGCTAAAAACGCACTGAATATCGCAGCAGATATTTGCGTGTTTACAAATCACAATATCATTGTAGAAGAAATATAA
- a CDS encoding recombinase XerC — MQEKNWSELFLNYLIVERGYSEKTKIAYEEDMLNFFDFLKSSGEADYLSVDHLDIRTYLSVLYDKEYSRNSISRKIASLRSFYQFLLKNEVIKENPFSYVHMKKKQLRLPRFFYEKEMDALFESARGAKPLDLRNQALLEILYGTGIRVSECTNLTLQAIDFSANVLLIHGKGNKDRYVSFGSFAEDALKEYLENGRAILMEKYHQEHAFVFVNHHGEQITPTGIEYVLNQLIKKSTLNSDIHPHMLRHTFATHLLNNGADMRTVQELLGHSDLSTTQIYAHVTKESLQQNYRTFHPRA; from the coding sequence ATGCAAGAGAAAAACTGGTCAGAGCTGTTTTTAAATTATTTGATTGTTGAACGCGGTTATTCTGAAAAAACCAAGATTGCTTATGAAGAAGATATGCTCAATTTTTTTGATTTTTTGAAGAGTTCTGGAGAAGCTGATTATTTAAGTGTTGATCATTTGGATATTCGTACCTATCTCAGTGTTCTTTATGACAAAGAATATAGTCGAAATTCTATCAGCAGAAAAATTGCCAGCTTACGCTCATTTTATCAGTTCTTACTTAAAAATGAAGTCATCAAAGAAAATCCTTTTTCATATGTACACATGAAGAAAAAGCAATTACGACTTCCTCGCTTCTTCTATGAAAAAGAGATGGATGCTTTATTTGAGAGTGCTAGGGGGGCAAAACCTTTAGACTTAAGGAACCAAGCATTATTAGAAATTCTTTATGGTACTGGCATCCGAGTGAGTGAATGTACTAACCTAACCTTGCAGGCAATTGATTTTTCTGCAAACGTCTTATTGATTCACGGAAAAGGTAACAAGGATCGATATGTGTCTTTTGGTTCTTTTGCCGAAGATGCCTTAAAGGAGTATTTGGAAAACGGGCGCGCTATTTTGATGGAAAAATATCATCAAGAACATGCGTTTGTCTTTGTTAACCATCATGGTGAACAAATCACGCCAACAGGAATTGAATATGTTTTGAATCAGCTGATCAAAAAAAGTACTTTAAATAGCGATATTCATCCTCATATGTTGCGTCATACGTTTGCAACGCATTTGTTGAATAATGGAGCTGATATGCGGACTGTCCAAGAATTATTGGGGCACTCTGATTTATCAACGACACAAATTTATGCTCATGTAACAAAAGAAAGCTTACAACAAAATTATCGAACATTTCATCCGCGTGCATAA
- the gid gene encoding tRNA (uracil-5-)-methyltransferase (TrmFO; Gid; glucose-inhibited division protein; similar to GidA; the gene from Bacillus subtilis encodes a tRNA-methyltransferase that utilizes folate as the carbon donor and bound flavin as reductant; modifies tRNA at position 54 (uridine) of the T-psi loop to form a C5-methyluridine): MTTAVTVIGAGLAGSEAAWQVAQAGVPVTLYEMRPVKNTPAHQTENFAELVCSNSLRGNNLTNAVGVLKEEMRRLDSIIITSADKTAVPAGGALAVDRDTFSQEITDRIKNHPLITVKNEEITAIPEGIVIIATGPLTSEALADQIKEFNGSDGFYFYDAAAPIVDKATIDMDKVYLKSRYNKGEAAYLNCPMTEEEFKAFYEALISAEVAPLKSFEKEKFFEGCMPIEVMAKRGIKTMLFGPLKPVGLEDPKTGKRPYAVIQLRQDNAAASLYNLVGFQTHLKWGEQKRVFQMIPGLENAEFVRYGVMHRNSFMNSPELLKPTYQAQKREDLFFAGQMTGVEGYVESAASGLLAGMNAARLAKGEEPVVFPRETTLGSMAYYITHAEGKHFQPMNANFGLFPELPERIRDKKERYEAIADRALTTLAKVTEEMNLVEQTK, translated from the coding sequence ATGACTACTGCTGTAACAGTTATCGGCGCAGGTCTAGCTGGCAGTGAAGCCGCTTGGCAAGTTGCGCAAGCCGGAGTACCTGTAACACTCTATGAAATGCGTCCTGTAAAAAATACTCCCGCTCATCAGACAGAAAATTTTGCTGAGTTAGTGTGCTCAAACTCACTTAGAGGCAACAATTTAACCAATGCTGTCGGGGTATTAAAAGAAGAGATGCGTCGCTTAGATTCCATCATTATCACTAGTGCGGATAAAACTGCAGTACCTGCTGGTGGAGCTTTAGCAGTGGATCGTGATACTTTTTCACAAGAGATCACTGATAGAATCAAAAACCATCCGTTAATTACAGTAAAAAATGAAGAAATCACGGCAATACCAGAAGGCATCGTCATTATCGCAACAGGTCCATTAACATCAGAAGCTTTGGCTGATCAAATCAAAGAGTTTAACGGCTCAGACGGTTTTTACTTCTATGATGCTGCGGCACCAATCGTGGATAAAGCGACTATCGATATGGATAAAGTTTATTTGAAATCGCGATACAATAAAGGTGAAGCGGCGTACTTAAATTGTCCTATGACAGAGGAAGAGTTTAAAGCATTTTATGAAGCGTTGATTTCTGCAGAAGTTGCACCGTTAAAGTCGTTTGAAAAGGAGAAATTCTTTGAAGGCTGTATGCCGATTGAGGTAATGGCCAAACGCGGAATCAAGACGATGCTATTTGGTCCTTTGAAACCTGTGGGCTTAGAAGATCCGAAGACCGGCAAACGTCCGTATGCGGTGATTCAATTGCGTCAAGATAATGCCGCAGCTTCATTATACAATCTTGTTGGCTTCCAAACGCATTTAAAATGGGGCGAGCAAAAACGCGTTTTCCAAATGATTCCAGGTTTAGAAAATGCTGAGTTTGTCCGTTATGGTGTTATGCACCGGAATAGTTTTATGAATTCACCAGAACTATTAAAACCAACCTATCAAGCTCAAAAAAGAGAGGATCTATTCTTCGCCGGACAGATGACGGGTGTTGAGGGGTATGTAGAAAGTGCGGCTAGTGGCTTGTTGGCCGGTATGAATGCTGCCCGTTTAGCCAAAGGTGAAGAACCAGTTGTCTTTCCAAGAGAAACTACATTAGGAAGCATGGCTTATTATATCACTCACGCAGAAGGCAAACATTTTCAACCAATGAATGCTAATTTCGGTCTATTCCCTGAATTGCCTGAAAGAATTCGCGATAAAAAGGAACGCTATGAAGCGATTGCTGATAGAGCGTTAACAACATTAGCAAAAGTGACAGAAGAAATGAACCTTGTAGAACAAACAAAATAA
- a CDS encoding DNA topoisomerase I encodes MAYKYLVIVESPAKAKTIEKYLGKNYKVVASVGHIRDLPKSKMGVDTENNYEPHYISIRGKGDVIKSLKAAAKKAEKVYLAADPDREGEAIAWHLSFLLGLDLKDKNRVVFNEITKEAVKSAFKEPRTIDLDLVDAQQARRILDRLVGYSLSPILWRKVKKGLSAGRVQSVALKIIIDRENDIRKFIPEEYWSIDGNFQKAKKKFKANFWGLDGKKKKLPNAEAVKEVTTRIKGKEYDVTKVEKKERKRNPALPFTTSSLQQEAARKLNFRTRKTMMVAQQLYEGIALGKQGTVGLITYMRTDSTRIADSAKGEAAEYIEKTYGSEFSAHGGRKAKNAQGAQDAHEAIRPSSVLRAPNEIKQYLDKDQLKLYTLIWSRFVASQMTPAVLDTMKVTLEQNSVIFIANGAKVKFKGFMQVYVEGRDDGKEDKENILPDLIEGDKVNALDIEPKQHFTQPPARFSEATLIRALEENGVGRPSTYAPTLETIQRRYYVKLTNKRFEPTELGEIVNSLIVEFFPQIVDVHFTASMEGDLDKIGVGKEKWVEVVDRFYRPFEKELTNAEEKIEKIQIKDEPAGFDCDLCGHPMVIKLGRYGKFFACSNFPECRNTKAIVKEIGVTCPVCNEGQVIERKSKKNRLFYGCSRYPDCEFTSWDKPIGRPCPKCGQYLVEKKVKGGKQVVCINGDYEENVQK; translated from the coding sequence ATGGCGTATAAATATCTAGTTATTGTAGAATCACCAGCTAAAGCCAAAACGATTGAAAAATATTTAGGAAAAAACTATAAGGTTGTGGCCAGTGTTGGGCATATTCGAGATTTACCAAAAAGCAAAATGGGTGTTGATACTGAAAATAATTATGAACCGCACTATATCTCGATCCGAGGTAAAGGCGATGTCATCAAAAGTTTAAAAGCTGCTGCTAAAAAAGCTGAAAAAGTTTATCTCGCAGCCGATCCAGACCGAGAAGGAGAGGCCATTGCTTGGCATTTGTCTTTCCTTCTTGGCTTAGATTTGAAAGATAAAAACCGTGTCGTATTTAACGAAATTACTAAAGAAGCTGTAAAATCTGCTTTTAAAGAGCCACGTACGATAGATTTAGATTTGGTTGATGCTCAGCAAGCGCGTCGTATTTTAGACCGTTTAGTTGGTTATTCACTGAGCCCAATTCTTTGGCGTAAAGTCAAAAAAGGCTTGAGTGCCGGCCGAGTTCAATCTGTTGCACTTAAAATCATCATCGATCGTGAGAATGATATTCGCAAATTTATTCCTGAAGAATATTGGAGTATTGATGGTAATTTTCAAAAAGCTAAGAAGAAGTTTAAAGCAAATTTCTGGGGCCTAGATGGCAAAAAGAAAAAATTACCAAATGCTGAAGCAGTAAAAGAAGTGACTACTCGAATCAAAGGTAAAGAGTATGATGTAACAAAAGTTGAGAAAAAAGAACGTAAGCGTAATCCGGCGTTGCCTTTTACAACTAGTAGTTTACAACAAGAAGCAGCCAGAAAATTAAATTTCAGAACACGAAAAACCATGATGGTCGCACAACAGTTGTATGAAGGAATTGCCTTAGGAAAACAAGGCACTGTAGGATTGATTACTTATATGCGTACCGATTCTACGCGGATAGCTGATTCAGCAAAGGGAGAAGCCGCAGAATATATTGAAAAAACATATGGCAGTGAATTCTCTGCTCACGGTGGACGTAAAGCCAAAAATGCTCAAGGTGCTCAAGATGCCCACGAAGCAATTCGTCCGTCAAGCGTATTACGAGCTCCAAATGAAATAAAACAATATTTAGATAAAGATCAATTAAAGCTTTATACATTGATTTGGTCACGTTTTGTTGCTAGCCAAATGACCCCAGCTGTATTGGACACGATGAAAGTCACTTTAGAGCAAAATAGCGTTATTTTTATCGCAAATGGTGCTAAAGTGAAATTCAAAGGATTTATGCAAGTCTATGTTGAAGGCCGTGATGATGGGAAAGAAGATAAAGAAAATATTCTACCTGATTTAATCGAAGGGGACAAAGTTAATGCTCTTGATATCGAGCCTAAACAGCATTTCACACAGCCACCAGCAAGATTCAGTGAAGCAACCTTGATTCGTGCATTAGAAGAAAACGGTGTAGGACGTCCATCGACCTATGCGCCAACCTTGGAAACAATCCAAAGACGTTACTATGTTAAACTAACAAATAAACGTTTTGAACCGACTGAATTAGGTGAAATCGTTAATTCATTAATCGTTGAATTCTTCCCGCAAATCGTCGATGTTCACTTTACGGCCTCAATGGAAGGCGATTTAGATAAAATTGGTGTAGGTAAAGAAAAATGGGTCGAAGTTGTTGATCGTTTCTATCGTCCATTTGAAAAAGAATTGACCAATGCAGAAGAAAAAATCGAAAAAATCCAAATTAAAGATGAACCAGCTGGATTTGATTGTGACCTTTGTGGCCATCCAATGGTAATCAAATTAGGTCGCTACGGTAAATTTTTCGCTTGTAGCAATTTCCCAGAATGTCGAAATACTAAAGCAATCGTCAAAGAAATCGGTGTGACTTGTCCTGTTTGTAATGAAGGTCAAGTGATCGAGCGTAAATCTAAAAAGAATCGATTATTCTATGGCTGTAGTCGATATCCAGATTGTGAGTTTACTTCTTGGGACAAACCAATCGGACGACCATGTCCAAAATGTGGACAGTATCTCGTCGAGAAAAAAGTCAAAGGCGGCAAGCAAGTCGTATGTATTAATGGCGATTACGAGGAAAACGTTCAAAAATAA
- a CDS encoding DNA processing protein DprA, producing the protein MEDTQRNLLFKLAVCNGIGNLGILKVLDFSMKYNNCTNFSKEEIIQIAGITTYQKLFSESWDHWTKESDKLTKYQLEHTFITILDPFYPYYLKQIYNCPVLLFYKGNIELLKNNCLSFIGARAASVYGINVVRELIPDMIRNDFTIVSGLAKGIDSVSHQVSMQHGGNTIGIIGTGLDICYPKETAHIQRKMMTDQLVISEYPNGTGPRKYHFPMRNRIIAGISLGTCVIEARKKSGSLITAQAALEYGREVFAVPGNLFEAQSDGCHGLIQEGAKCTTCSQDILEEIHLFSI; encoded by the coding sequence ATGGAAGACACACAACGAAATTTATTATTTAAACTAGCAGTTTGTAATGGTATTGGCAATTTAGGAATACTAAAAGTATTAGACTTCTCAATGAAATATAATAACTGTACCAATTTTTCAAAGGAAGAAATCATCCAAATCGCTGGTATCACAACGTATCAGAAATTATTTTCAGAGTCATGGGATCATTGGACAAAAGAATCTGATAAGTTAACTAAGTACCAATTAGAACACACATTTATCACTATTTTAGACCCGTTTTATCCTTATTACTTAAAACAAATCTATAACTGTCCGGTTCTATTATTTTATAAAGGAAACATAGAACTTTTAAAAAATAATTGTCTGTCTTTTATTGGAGCAAGAGCAGCTTCAGTTTATGGAATAAATGTTGTCCGCGAGTTGATTCCTGATATGATCAGAAATGATTTTACAATCGTCAGTGGATTGGCCAAAGGAATTGATAGTGTTAGTCATCAAGTCTCAATGCAACATGGTGGAAATACGATTGGTATTATCGGAACAGGTTTAGATATTTGCTACCCAAAAGAAACTGCCCATATTCAACGAAAAATGATGACAGACCAGTTAGTCATCAGTGAATATCCGAACGGTACAGGTCCTAGAAAATATCATTTCCCCATGCGCAACCGAATTATCGCTGGTATAAGTTTAGGAACTTGCGTGATCGAAGCACGAAAAAAAAGCGGTTCTTTGATTACAGCACAAGCGGCTTTAGAGTATGGTCGTGAAGTTTTTGCTGTACCAGGTAATCTATTTGAAGCCCAATCTGACGGCTGTCATGGCTTGATTCAAGAGGGGGCAAAATGCACTACTTGCTCTCAAGACATCCTAGAAGAAATTCACCTTTTTTCAATTTAA
- a CDS encoding ribonuclease HII: MKTESIQQIKAALATIETRDDERIDQWKKDERSGVQQALAQWDRRIQRHEKELALFAEMQEFENKAHAQGHRLIVGIDEVGRGPLAGPVVAAAVILPEGFNLLGVNDSKKLSAKKRDELYNEIQNQAISIGIGMVDHNKIDEINIYQASKLAMGIALEDLCFIPDYLLIDAMKLDVNIPQESIIKGDARSISIASASIVAKVVRDRLMEDYAKMYPGYGFEHNAGYGTKEHLLGIQQQGICAIHRKTFAPIKNLC; this comes from the coding sequence ATGAAAACTGAATCAATTCAGCAAATTAAAGCAGCCTTAGCTACGATTGAGACAAGAGATGACGAACGAATCGACCAATGGAAAAAGGATGAACGTAGCGGTGTTCAACAGGCTTTGGCTCAGTGGGATCGACGAATCCAACGCCATGAAAAGGAATTGGCGCTATTTGCAGAAATGCAAGAGTTTGAAAACAAAGCTCACGCTCAAGGTCATCGTTTAATTGTTGGGATCGATGAAGTAGGCCGTGGACCTTTAGCAGGTCCTGTTGTTGCCGCAGCAGTAATCCTTCCAGAAGGATTCAACTTGCTTGGAGTAAATGATTCTAAAAAGTTATCTGCGAAAAAAAGAGATGAACTTTATAATGAGATTCAAAATCAAGCCATTTCAATTGGAATCGGCATGGTGGACCATAATAAGATTGATGAAATTAACATCTACCAGGCTTCAAAACTAGCGATGGGGATAGCCCTTGAAGATTTGTGTTTTATTCCAGATTATTTATTAATTGATGCAATGAAGTTAGATGTTAACATTCCACAAGAAAGTATTATTAAAGGGGATGCTCGTTCTATATCGATCGCTTCTGCAAGTATTGTAGCTAAAGTTGTTCGTGATCGCTTGATGGAAGACTATGCTAAGATGTATCCAGGATATGGCTTTGAACATAATGCAGGCTACGGAACAAAAGAACATTTACTAGGAATCCAACAGCAAGGAATCTGTGCGATTCACAGAAAAACCTTTGCTCCAATTAAAAACCTGTGTTAA